The following coding sequences are from one Candidatus Poribacteria bacterium window:
- a CDS encoding transposase, translated as GQWTATTKPCSDCGHKNDTLSLSDRQWACPECGSHHDRDVNAAINILRAALGPSVETA; from the coding sequence GGACAGTGGACGGCGACCACGAAACCGTGTTCGGATTGCGGACATAAAAACGATACCCTTTCTCTCTCTGATAGGCAGTGGGCATGCCCCGAATGTGGTTCACACCACGATAGGGACGTAAACGCTGCAATAAACATCTTGAGGGCTGCCTTGGGTCCCTCTGTGGAGACTGCCTAA
- a CDS encoding tetratricopeptide repeat protein, translating to MYNTNGSSELTKLIFKNSANEEKLKQLLISNYSEADLTAYLRSKDPLLGRAAGFALRLIGSPEVIPALVEALKDADRGTRFNAEYALWEIWSHSGDDAVDAMLEDGKNLLKNEAYQQAVECFTTVIETNPDFAEGYNQRAIAYFMLEEWSQSIRDCKRTVALNPNHFGAFAGMGHVYVRLGKLDEALEAYKQALVINPNLISIAEAVLRLRDQIEGKRG from the coding sequence ATGTATAATACCAACGGATCTTCCGAATTAACGAAGCTGATATTCAAGAATTCGGCGAACGAAGAAAAACTCAAACAACTTCTGATTTCTAACTATTCGGAAGCCGATCTTACTGCTTATCTTCGTAGCAAGGATCCGTTGCTTGGACGCGCTGCGGGATTTGCACTTCGGTTGATTGGGAGTCCAGAAGTAATTCCTGCATTGGTGGAAGCTCTCAAAGATGCTGACCGTGGGACGCGTTTCAACGCTGAATACGCGTTGTGGGAAATCTGGTCACACTCTGGTGATGACGCTGTTGACGCGATGCTTGAAGATGGAAAAAACTTACTCAAAAATGAGGCGTATCAGCAAGCCGTTGAATGCTTTACCACCGTAATTGAGACAAATCCGGATTTCGCTGAGGGGTATAATCAACGCGCAATCGCTTATTTCATGCTTGAGGAATGGAGTCAATCCATCCGTGATTGCAAACGGACGGTCGCCCTTAACCCGAATCACTTCGGTGCGTTCGCCGGAATGGGACATGTTTATGTCAGACTCGGTAAGCTTGACGAGGCACTTGAGGCATACAAGCAAGCGTTGGTTATCAACCCAAATCTTATCTCTATTGCTGAAGCGGTTTTGCGACTCCGGGACCAGATAGAAGGCAAGCGAGGTTAG
- the glmM gene encoding phosphoglucosamine mutase produces MSKSEKPIISVSGVRGEVGVSLDVRVITQFAMAFGTFVGGRTVVVGRDSRTSSPALRHAVLSGLFATGCHVIDVGLCPTPTVLLMAKALNAQGSVTITASHNPVEWNGIEFASASGNLLTQSERDELMRIYETEDFTLAPWNEQGTLETHEAATAYHLERILCSPWLTPESIQKAGLKVVIDCGNGAGSAISPSLLRKLGCRVVELNCVADGHFRRPAEPTPEALDELCETVRASKADIGFAHDGDADRLVVVTERGVPLSGEWTLAFVVDFILTQTKGDIVATVSTSRMLDDIAAKHDIALHRTKVGVGWVVEKMHAVNAVIGGEGTGGVIYPNIHYTTDGIASIAAIAQHLVEFGGTVTELVDSMPHYQMCQKKLEIPSQEHATRLVDLALKGYEEKDATGVEPLLELTDGVKRVWDDRWVNIRPSGTEPVIRVFSEAPTFAEAEQLCDETLETLRMLMKQI; encoded by the coding sequence ATGAGCAAATCAGAAAAACCGATTATTAGTGTTTCAGGTGTTCGTGGAGAGGTTGGCGTTTCGCTTGATGTTCGTGTCATTACGCAATTCGCAATGGCTTTCGGTACCTTTGTTGGGGGTCGAACGGTCGTCGTTGGGAGAGATTCTCGCACCTCAAGTCCGGCACTCCGACACGCAGTCCTTTCCGGACTTTTCGCCACAGGGTGTCACGTCATTGACGTGGGACTCTGCCCGACACCGACGGTCCTCCTAATGGCAAAGGCACTGAACGCACAGGGGAGTGTTACCATCACAGCTAGTCATAATCCGGTTGAATGGAATGGCATTGAATTTGCGTCCGCTTCGGGGAACCTCCTGACACAGTCGGAACGCGATGAATTGATGCGGATTTATGAAACAGAGGATTTTACACTTGCCCCTTGGAATGAACAGGGAACACTTGAAACTCACGAAGCGGCAACGGCATATCACTTGGAACGGATTTTGTGTTCCCCTTGGCTCACACCGGAATCAATTCAAAAGGCTGGGTTGAAGGTCGTCATTGACTGCGGAAACGGTGCTGGCAGCGCCATAAGTCCGTCGCTCTTACGGAAACTCGGTTGTCGGGTTGTTGAACTTAATTGTGTCGCGGATGGACACTTCCGCCGTCCTGCTGAACCTACACCTGAGGCGTTAGATGAACTGTGTGAAACGGTTCGCGCCTCTAAGGCAGATATTGGTTTTGCTCACGATGGCGATGCTGACCGGCTTGTCGTTGTTACCGAACGTGGCGTTCCGTTGAGTGGTGAATGGACACTTGCCTTTGTGGTTGATTTTATCCTGACCCAAACGAAGGGGGACATCGTTGCGACGGTATCAACGAGTCGAATGTTGGACGATATTGCCGCAAAACACGACATCGCACTTCATCGCACGAAGGTGGGTGTCGGTTGGGTGGTTGAGAAAATGCATGCGGTCAATGCCGTTATCGGTGGTGAAGGCACCGGGGGTGTTATCTATCCGAATATCCACTACACGACCGATGGGATCGCCTCTATTGCTGCCATTGCGCAACACCTTGTCGAATTTGGTGGCACAGTAACAGAGCTTGTAGACAGTATGCCGCACTACCAGATGTGTCAAAAGAAATTGGAAATCCCATCGCAAGAACACGCAACGCGCCTTGTGGATCTCGCGTTGAAAGGTTATGAAGAGAAAGATGCTACGGGAGTGGAACCTCTGCTTGAGCTAACGGACGGGGTCAAACGGGTCTGGGATGACCGATGGGTGAATATCCGTCCGTCCGGGACGGAGCCGGTCATCCGAGTTTTTAGCGAGGCACCAACTTTTGCAGAGGCGGAGCAATTGTGTGATGAAACGCTTGAAACGCTGAGGATGTTAATGAAACAAATTTAG